The following are encoded together in the Pontibacter liquoris genome:
- a CDS encoding FKBP-type peptidyl-prolyl cis-trans isomerase, whose protein sequence is MLQSCNKKDEFYTSADGLTYKIYEKNEKGAYENKGEVAKGDSTGAKVGQVVTMQMLYKNEADSVLFDSHTQKVPLMIPVMEPSFKGGLENALMMMSPGDSGVFKISADSLFAKTFGGQPMPPFIKPGSKMTFFIKVDKVQSQQEAMADQQKIMQEQMVASQAHAKEQLKIDDAKIQQYLKEKNLANAKKTDAGVYYIVTEPGKGADATAGDKVTVHYKLSFLDGKELESSYKGGQPFSFTLGQGQVIPGWDEALQKLNKGSKAILLIPSPLAYGEQDRGPEMPGNSILRFDVELVDVQK, encoded by the coding sequence ATGTTGCAATCCTGCAACAAAAAAGACGAGTTTTATACTTCGGCCGACGGCCTGACTTATAAGATTTATGAGAAGAACGAAAAAGGCGCTTACGAGAACAAAGGCGAAGTGGCCAAAGGCGACTCGACCGGTGCCAAAGTAGGCCAGGTGGTAACCATGCAGATGCTCTACAAAAATGAAGCAGACTCTGTTTTGTTCGACTCGCATACCCAGAAAGTGCCGTTGATGATCCCGGTAATGGAGCCTTCTTTTAAAGGTGGCCTGGAGAATGCCCTGATGATGATGTCGCCTGGCGATAGCGGTGTGTTCAAGATCAGCGCTGACTCGCTGTTTGCCAAAACATTTGGCGGCCAGCCGATGCCTCCGTTCATCAAGCCTGGTTCTAAAATGACCTTCTTTATCAAAGTAGACAAAGTACAGTCGCAGCAGGAGGCCATGGCCGACCAGCAGAAGATCATGCAGGAGCAGATGGTTGCCTCGCAGGCACATGCCAAAGAGCAGCTGAAGATCGACGATGCCAAGATCCAGCAGTACCTCAAAGAAAAGAACCTGGCAAACGCTAAAAAGACCGATGCCGGCGTTTATTACATTGTAACCGAGCCAGGCAAAGGCGCTGACGCCACTGCCGGCGACAAAGTAACCGTACACTACAAGCTTTCTTTCCTGGATGGCAAAGAGCTGGAATCATCGTACAAAGGTGGTCAGCCGTTCTCTTTCACGCTGGGCCAGGGCCAGGTAATACCAGGCTGGGACGAGGCGCTTCAGAAACTCAACAAAGGCAGCAAAGCCATTCTGCTCATCCCGTCTCCGCTGGCTTACGGCGAGCAGGACCGCGGACCGGAAATGCCCGGCAACTCTATCCTGCGTTTCGACGTGGAGCTTGTTGACGTGCAGAAATAA
- a CDS encoding FKBP-type peptidyl-prolyl cis-trans isomerase has product MSFPFINLQNVKASSLLKALLFLVLSVSFASCGDTVDPYTFDVEGQKKLDEQTIRQYFRLNKVDTTAVVRTSSGLYYLNDVPGTGVQIKAGDEVEVHYIGKFVNNATFDSSYDRGDSFSFVVGAGQVIKGWDEGLQLMKVGEEAHLFIPSHLGYGPRGRGSVPPSAVLIFEIKAISVK; this is encoded by the coding sequence ATGTCCTTCCCATTCATCAACCTGCAAAACGTAAAAGCAAGCTCCCTGCTAAAGGCGCTTCTTTTCCTGGTGCTCTCGGTTTCGTTTGCTTCCTGCGGCGACACGGTAGACCCGTATACGTTTGACGTAGAGGGCCAGAAAAAGCTCGACGAGCAGACGATCCGCCAGTATTTCCGCCTCAACAAAGTGGATACCACCGCTGTGGTGCGTACCAGCAGCGGCTTATACTACCTGAACGATGTGCCCGGCACAGGCGTGCAGATAAAAGCCGGAGACGAAGTAGAGGTACACTACATTGGTAAATTTGTGAACAACGCCACCTTCGACTCATCTTATGACCGGGGAGATTCCTTTTCGTTTGTAGTGGGTGCCGGCCAGGTAATAAAAGGCTGGGACGAAGGCCTGCAGCTGATGAAAGTCGGCGAAGAGGCCCACTTGTTTATCCCCTCACACCTGGGCTATGGCCCACGCGGGCGAGGTTCCGTACCGCCAAGTGCCGTACTGATATTCGAGATCAAGGCGATCAGTGTAAAATAG
- the recO gene encoding DNA repair protein RecO has protein sequence MLVKTRGVVLNYIRFRESSIITKVYTEALGVQSYIVNSVRKKGSGSRMALFQPFTLLDMVVYTSHKGGITRISEYKSAYAFSTIPFDIRKSSILLFLSEMVSRTVKEEEENPALFHFLYNAIIFFDEQRQGYENFHLVFLLQLSSHLGFGPSSGAEIVEQVAFTANAQSATSAPTMLAMQAYEDYFDQLLRQPEQAGIPNGKVRRELLAVLIRYYQLHVDRLGEIKSLAILSEVLAE, from the coding sequence ATGCTGGTCAAAACTAGGGGCGTTGTCCTCAACTATATCCGGTTCCGGGAGTCATCCATCATCACCAAAGTATACACCGAGGCACTAGGCGTGCAGTCGTATATTGTAAACAGCGTGCGCAAAAAAGGAAGCGGCTCGCGCATGGCCCTGTTCCAGCCGTTCACCCTGCTCGACATGGTGGTCTATACTTCGCACAAAGGCGGTATTACGCGCATCTCAGAGTATAAATCGGCTTATGCCTTTTCTACTATCCCGTTCGATATCCGCAAGAGCAGCATCCTGTTATTTCTCTCCGAGATGGTGTCGCGCACGGTGAAGGAGGAGGAGGAGAACCCAGCCCTGTTTCATTTCCTGTATAATGCCATCATCTTTTTTGATGAGCAGCGGCAGGGGTATGAGAACTTCCACCTGGTGTTTCTGTTGCAGCTCAGCTCCCACCTGGGTTTTGGGCCAAGCTCGGGCGCCGAAATTGTGGAGCAGGTAGCCTTTACAGCCAATGCCCAGAGTGCTACGTCGGCCCCGACCATGCTGGCCATGCAGGCGTACGAAGACTATTTCGATCAGCTGCTGCGCCAGCCGGAGCAGGCCGGCATTCCGAACGGCAAAGTGCGCCGCGAACTACTGGCGGTGCTCATCCGCTATTACCAGCTGCACGTAGACCGGTTAGGCGAAATAAAATCGCTGGCCATCCTGTCGGAGGTGCTGGCGGAATAA
- a CDS encoding T9SS type A sorting domain-containing protein has translation MKSILLLQLKKLPVLLQLVLGLSGLLWGQRVLAQSRLPLGSWQLHVPYQQGKAVAYAGDKVYLAAQQGLFYYDKEFNATQPITKTDGLHEQQISAIQYDEATGTLIIAYKSTSIDLLRGNEISNISDIYRKAISGPKAINSILVHNKLAYLSCSFGVVVLDLQQLEVRETYSNLGPGGTAVNVQAAAIRNDSLYLATGAGILAAQLSGTNLQDFRSWNPLNNGLAAAAQVNSFAIYNQVLYAGTNAQGVYALSSKQWEPVATLGTAMANVSAGAGYLVVTGASSVTVLQPDGKRVTLASDLLKSPQAAVAGADGKVWVADASHGLVRLDLNGNATAFAPNGPFASDVFRVYAAAGKVYALSGGYDQNYLPLGNRNGIYEYASGTWQNYNSFLYPEPKDLAPATDLVDAVYNPGTGKLYIGSYGNGLLAWGGLKQNKRYDKTNSPLLASNGTADGVRITGVAVDQDANVWVVDRNQLPKVPGLHVLHPDATWQSFTLPGVPDGTNLEQVLVDDFGVKWLSIARYRNTRTGLVVFDEKENRVRTLSVGEGNGGLPDGAVYSIAKDLMGYIWVGTGNGVGVYYNPGFVFETQPYDARIPIIARRPLLDGQVVRSIAVDGANRKWMGTDNGLWLFSPDGDELIRHFTTQNSPLPSDKVQSVTVEHQSGEVFVATDAGIASYRAEATITENPPACAYVFPNPVRRDYTGMVGVSGLPNNADVRITDITGTLVYKTHATGGTLAWDVRDYNGKRVKAGVYLVMSSDGKGGHACITKIAVLE, from the coding sequence GTGAAAAGCATCCTCCTGCTTCAGCTTAAAAAACTACCGGTGCTGCTGCAACTGGTGCTGGGGCTATCCGGGCTTTTGTGGGGGCAGCGGGTGCTGGCGCAGAGCCGCCTGCCGCTTGGCTCCTGGCAGCTGCATGTGCCCTACCAACAAGGCAAAGCTGTAGCCTACGCCGGCGATAAAGTATACCTGGCCGCCCAGCAGGGGCTTTTCTACTACGACAAAGAATTCAACGCCACGCAGCCCATCACAAAAACAGACGGTTTGCACGAGCAGCAGATCAGCGCCATCCAGTATGATGAAGCCACGGGCACGCTCATCATTGCTTACAAGAGCACCAGCATCGACCTGCTGCGTGGAAACGAGATCAGCAACATCAGCGACATTTACCGCAAAGCCATTTCGGGCCCCAAGGCCATCAACAGCATACTAGTGCACAACAAACTGGCCTATCTGTCCTGCTCGTTCGGGGTGGTGGTGCTGGATTTACAGCAGCTGGAAGTCCGGGAAACGTACAGTAACCTGGGGCCCGGGGGCACGGCAGTAAACGTGCAGGCGGCCGCCATCCGCAACGATAGCCTGTACCTGGCCACCGGCGCAGGTATACTGGCCGCACAGCTCTCGGGTACAAACCTGCAGGATTTTCGTAGCTGGAATCCCCTGAATAACGGCCTTGCCGCAGCGGCGCAGGTTAACAGCTTCGCCATCTATAACCAGGTTCTTTATGCAGGCACCAATGCACAAGGCGTGTACGCGCTTAGCAGCAAGCAGTGGGAGCCGGTGGCAACGCTGGGCACAGCTATGGCAAACGTTTCAGCCGGGGCTGGCTACCTGGTAGTTACCGGCGCCAGCAGTGTGACGGTATTGCAGCCTGACGGGAAGCGGGTAACATTAGCATCTGACCTGTTAAAAAGCCCGCAGGCAGCGGTGGCCGGAGCTGACGGGAAAGTATGGGTAGCAGACGCAAGCCACGGCTTGGTGCGCCTGGACCTGAACGGAAATGCCACCGCCTTTGCACCGAACGGCCCCTTTGCCAGCGATGTTTTCCGGGTGTATGCTGCCGCCGGAAAGGTGTATGCGCTGAGTGGCGGCTATGATCAGAACTACCTGCCCCTCGGCAACCGCAATGGCATTTACGAATATGCCAGTGGCACCTGGCAGAACTATAATTCCTTCTTATATCCTGAACCTAAGGACCTGGCACCGGCCACGGATCTGGTGGATGCTGTCTATAACCCGGGTACCGGCAAATTATACATTGGGAGCTATGGCAATGGCCTGCTTGCTTGGGGCGGCCTAAAGCAGAACAAACGCTACGATAAAACCAACAGCCCACTGCTGGCTTCCAATGGAACAGCAGACGGTGTGCGCATTACGGGCGTGGCGGTAGATCAGGATGCAAACGTATGGGTCGTGGACCGGAACCAGCTGCCCAAAGTGCCGGGCCTGCATGTGCTGCACCCCGATGCTACCTGGCAATCTTTTACGCTGCCGGGCGTGCCCGACGGCACCAACCTGGAACAGGTGCTGGTGGATGATTTTGGCGTGAAGTGGCTTTCAATTGCCCGTTACCGGAATACCCGCACCGGACTGGTGGTTTTTGATGAAAAAGAGAACCGCGTGCGTACGCTTTCAGTGGGGGAGGGGAACGGCGGCCTGCCCGATGGCGCTGTGTATAGTATAGCCAAAGATCTGATGGGCTATATCTGGGTAGGTACCGGCAACGGCGTGGGCGTATACTATAACCCGGGCTTTGTTTTTGAGACGCAGCCCTACGATGCCCGTATCCCAATTATTGCGCGCCGGCCGCTGCTGGACGGACAGGTGGTGCGAAGTATAGCCGTGGACGGTGCCAACCGCAAATGGATGGGCACCGACAACGGCCTCTGGCTTTTCAGCCCCGACGGTGATGAGTTGATCCGGCATTTTACAACCCAGAATAGCCCGTTGCCTTCCGATAAGGTGCAGTCGGTAACGGTAGAGCACCAGTCCGGCGAAGTGTTTGTAGCCACTGATGCTGGCATTGCCTCGTACCGCGCCGAAGCCACTATCACCGAAAACCCCCCTGCCTGTGCCTACGTGTTCCCAAACCCGGTGCGCCGCGATTACACAGGTATGGTGGGTGTCTCGGGCTTGCCCAACAATGCCGATGTGCGTATTACCGATATTACGGGCACGCTGGTGTATAAAACGCATGCTACCGGCGGCACTTTGGCCTGGGATGTGCGCGATTACAACGGCAAGCGTGTAAAAGCCGGCGTATACCTGGTGATGAGCTCGGACGGGAAAGGCGGCCACGCGTGTATCACCAAAATAGCGGTGCTGGAGTAA
- a CDS encoding thymidine kinase, giving the protein MFIEPRVGNKSHAHRRGWIEVICGSMFSGKTEELIRRLNRAKIARQKVEIFKPTIDKRYHDLDVVSHNDNAIRSTPIDFAQDMLLLGGSCDVVGIDEAQFFDDGLAEVCVKLANSGVRVIVAGLDMDYLGNPFGPMPALMAVAEYVTKVHAICVQCGDIATYSFRSAASEAQVLLGETDSYEARCRHCFQEGLRGKK; this is encoded by the coding sequence ATGTTTATAGAACCCCGCGTAGGCAATAAAAGCCACGCCCACAGGAGAGGATGGATAGAAGTGATCTGCGGGTCGATGTTTTCGGGGAAAACCGAAGAGTTGATCAGGCGGCTGAACCGTGCCAAGATCGCCAGGCAGAAAGTGGAGATCTTTAAACCTACCATCGACAAGCGTTACCACGACCTGGATGTGGTATCACACAACGACAATGCCATCCGCTCTACGCCCATTGATTTTGCCCAGGATATGCTGCTGTTGGGCGGCAGCTGCGATGTAGTGGGGATAGATGAAGCTCAGTTTTTCGACGATGGCCTGGCCGAAGTATGCGTAAAGCTGGCCAACAGCGGCGTACGCGTGATTGTGGCCGGCCTGGATATGGATTACCTTGGTAACCCCTTCGGGCCGATGCCTGCCCTGATGGCCGTGGCTGAGTACGTAACCAAAGTGCACGCCATTTGTGTGCAGTGCGGCGATATTGCCACCTACTCGTTCCGTAGCGCTGCTTCTGAAGCACAGGTGCTGCTGGGCGAAACCGACTCGTATGAAGCCCGCTGCCGCCACTGTTTTCAGGAAGGCCTCAGGGGTAAGAAGTAA